The Thiorhodovibrio litoralis genome includes a window with the following:
- a CDS encoding ABC transporter permease — MQEILDRYRRSVLGPFWLTISLGVMVIGLGILYAGIFRQPVGDYLPYVAAGFTIWGLISGIVLDGSRCFIDGEPMIRQLPGPLSTYVFRAIWTNFMVFSHNIWVFVIAAVIFQVNPGWDVFLAIPGLLLVLFNGVWIGILLGLISARFRDVPQIIASVTQLAFFMTPIIWKPDMLSDRAFILDANPFYHLVEIIRGPLLGQAPALSQWLTVGVITILGWTVTLLFYTVYRWRIAYWV, encoded by the coding sequence ATGCAAGAGATCCTCGACCGCTATCGGCGCTCCGTCCTTGGCCCTTTCTGGCTGACCATTTCCCTTGGAGTGATGGTCATCGGGCTTGGAATTCTCTACGCTGGAATTTTCCGCCAGCCGGTTGGTGACTACCTGCCCTATGTGGCTGCCGGCTTTACCATCTGGGGCTTGATCTCGGGGATCGTGCTTGATGGTAGCCGCTGCTTCATTGATGGCGAACCGATGATTCGCCAGCTTCCCGGGCCCCTATCAACCTATGTTTTCCGGGCGATCTGGACAAACTTCATGGTGTTTAGCCATAACATCTGGGTGTTTGTCATTGCTGCGGTCATTTTCCAGGTCAATCCGGGGTGGGATGTCTTTTTGGCTATTCCAGGGCTCTTGCTTGTGCTTTTCAATGGTGTGTGGATCGGCATTTTACTGGGACTCATCAGTGCTCGATTTCGCGATGTCCCGCAAATCATCGCCAGCGTGACCCAGCTTGCGTTTTTCATGACGCCAATCATCTGGAAGCCGGACATGTTAAGCGACCGCGCATTTATTCTGGATGCCAATCCCTTCTACCATCTGGTCGAGATCATTCGTGGCCCCTTGCTTGGGCAGGCACCGGCGCTGAGTCAATGGCTAACGGTTGGGGTTATTACGATTCTTGGCTGGACGGTCACGCTCCTGTTCTACACCGTCTACCGCTGGCGCATCGCTTATTGGGTTTAA
- the ispG gene encoding flavodoxin-dependent (E)-4-hydroxy-3-methylbut-2-enyl-diphosphate synthase, which yields MSKIHRRHSVSVRIGDIVVGGDAPIRVQSMTNTDTADLDTTVAQVAELARAGSELVRLTVNNESAAAAVPKIRDALAAQGIEVPLIGDFHFNGHRLLSDYPDCAEALAKYRINPGNVGRGEKKDSQFATMVEIACRYDRPVRIGVNWGSLDPELVTRMMDENAKSPAPKPAEEMMIEAMVESALGSALRAEELGLPRDHIILSCKMSGVQDLIRVYRALAPRSDHALHLGLTEAGMGSKGIVASTAALSLLLQDGIGDTIRVSLTPEPGESRTREVVVAQEILQTMGLRPFVPMVAACPGCGRTTSTVFQELARDIQAYLREQMPSWRECYPGVEQMQVAVMGCVVNGPGESKHANIGISLPGTGEQPSAPVFIDGQKAATLKGADIAGQFKQMVDDYVIRHYSAAN from the coding sequence ATGAGCAAAATTCACCGCCGCCACAGTGTTTCCGTGCGCATTGGCGACATCGTCGTTGGTGGCGATGCGCCCATCCGCGTGCAGTCGATGACCAATACCGACACCGCCGACCTCGACACCACGGTTGCGCAGGTGGCCGAGCTGGCCCGCGCCGGCTCCGAACTGGTGCGTCTGACGGTTAACAACGAGTCCGCCGCCGCTGCGGTGCCGAAGATTCGCGATGCCCTGGCCGCCCAGGGAATCGAGGTGCCCCTGATCGGCGACTTTCATTTCAACGGCCATCGGCTGCTGAGCGACTACCCCGACTGCGCCGAGGCCTTGGCGAAATATCGCATCAATCCCGGCAATGTCGGGCGTGGCGAGAAAAAGGACAGCCAGTTTGCCACCATGGTCGAGATCGCCTGCCGTTATGATCGGCCCGTGCGCATCGGGGTGAACTGGGGCAGTCTCGACCCAGAACTGGTTACGCGCATGATGGATGAGAACGCCAAGTCGCCCGCGCCCAAGCCGGCCGAGGAGATGATGATCGAGGCCATGGTCGAGTCCGCTCTTGGCAGCGCGCTGCGGGCTGAGGAACTTGGCCTCCCGCGCGACCACATCATCCTGTCGTGCAAGATGAGCGGCGTGCAGGACCTGATCCGCGTCTATCGCGCGCTGGCCCCGCGGTCCGATCACGCGCTGCATCTCGGCCTGACCGAGGCCGGCATGGGCTCCAAGGGCATTGTCGCCTCGACCGCCGCGTTGTCGCTGCTGCTGCAGGACGGCATTGGCGACACCATTCGGGTCTCCTTAACGCCCGAGCCCGGCGAATCGCGTACGCGCGAGGTGGTGGTCGCGCAAGAAATCCTGCAAACCATGGGCCTGCGCCCCTTCGTACCCATGGTCGCCGCCTGCCCTGGCTGCGGACGCACCACCAGCACGGTGTTCCAGGAGCTTGCGCGCGACATCCAGGCCTATCTGCGCGAGCAGATGCCCTCCTGGCGTGAGTGCTATCCGGGCGTCGAGCAAATGCAAGTAGCGGTGATGGGCTGCGTGGTCAATGGCCCGGGCGAGAGCAAACATGCCAACATCGGCATCAGCCTGCCAGGCACCGGCGAACAGCCCTCGGCACCGGTGTTCATCGATGGCCAGAAAGCCGCCACTTTAAAGGGCGCCGATATCGCCGGTCAGTTCAAGCAGATGGTGGATGACTACGTCATTCGGCATTACAGCGCCGCGAACTGA
- the hslV gene encoding ATP-dependent protease subunit HslV, with amino-acid sequence MQQLQGTTILSVRRNGHVVIGGDGQVSLGQMVMKGNARKVRRLYKNKVLAGFAGATADAFTLFERFEGKLEKHQGHLVRSAVELAKDWRTDRMLRRLEAMLCVADDKASLIISGTGDVIEPEQDLMAIGSGGAFAQSAARALLENTELGAREIVERALSIAADICIYTNHNLVLEELTPED; translated from the coding sequence ATGCAGCAGTTACAAGGTACTACCATTTTATCGGTTCGACGCAACGGGCATGTCGTCATTGGTGGCGACGGGCAGGTGTCGCTCGGGCAGATGGTCATGAAGGGCAACGCGCGCAAGGTGCGTCGGCTCTACAAGAACAAGGTGCTGGCCGGATTCGCCGGCGCCACGGCCGATGCCTTCACCCTGTTCGAGCGCTTTGAGGGTAAGCTCGAAAAGCATCAGGGACATCTGGTGCGCTCGGCGGTGGAGCTGGCCAAGGACTGGCGTACTGACCGCATGCTGCGCCGACTCGAGGCCATGCTGTGCGTGGCCGATGACAAGGCCTCGCTGATCATCTCAGGCACCGGCGATGTGATCGAGCCCGAGCAGGACCTGATGGCGATCGGCTCTGGTGGTGCCTTCGCGCAGTCCGCCGCGCGCGCCCTGCTCGAGAATACCGAGCTTGGCGCGCGCGAGATTGTCGAGCGGGCCTTGTCCATTGCCGCCGATATCTGCATCTATACCAACCACAACCTTGTGCTTGAAGAACTCACCCCCGAAGACTGA
- the mazG gene encoding nucleoside triphosphate pyrophosphohydrolase produces MTDTAKLTAIDPRLADRRQLSALLAIVARLRDPEHGCPWDLKQTFASILPYTLEEAYEVAESIELDDMAELREELGDLLFQVAVYARMAEEEGHFEFADVVESITEKMIRRHPHVFGEADFSSEAEARASWEAIKAAERRAKGEREHISVLEGVAQALPALVRAEKLQKRAAHVGFDWDELDGVVEKVREELRECEEAIAEGDNFNARVHEVGDLLFSCVNLARHLDVDAEQALRAANHRFERRFHRVEVCLRAAGLSPSRDQRERMERLWETVKHEER; encoded by the coding sequence ATGACCGACACCGCCAAGCTAACCGCCATCGACCCGCGTCTCGCTGACCGCCGCCAGCTCTCGGCCCTGCTCGCCATTGTTGCGCGCCTGCGCGACCCGGAGCACGGTTGCCCCTGGGATCTCAAGCAGACCTTCGCCTCCATCCTGCCCTATACGCTCGAGGAAGCCTATGAGGTCGCCGAATCCATTGAGCTCGACGACATGGCCGAGCTGCGCGAGGAGCTGGGGGATTTGCTGTTCCAGGTTGCCGTCTATGCGCGCATGGCCGAGGAGGAGGGCCATTTCGAGTTTGCCGATGTAGTCGAGTCCATCACCGAGAAGATGATCCGCCGCCATCCCCACGTCTTCGGCGAGGCGGACTTTTCCTCAGAGGCAGAAGCCCGCGCCAGTTGGGAGGCGATCAAGGCCGCGGAGCGCCGCGCCAAGGGTGAGCGCGAGCATATCAGCGTGCTTGAGGGTGTCGCCCAGGCGCTGCCGGCGCTGGTGCGGGCGGAGAAGCTGCAAAAGCGCGCCGCCCATGTGGGCTTCGACTGGGATGAGCTCGACGGCGTGGTTGAGAAGGTTCGCGAGGAGCTGCGCGAGTGCGAAGAGGCCATCGCCGAAGGCGACAACTTCAACGCCCGCGTGCATGAGGTGGGCGACCTGCTGTTCTCCTGCGTCAATCTCGCCCGCCACCTGGATGTGGATGCCGAGCAGGCCTTGCGCGCGGCCAACCATCGCTTCGAGCGGCGCTTCCATCGCGTCGAGGTCTGTCTGCGCGCCGCAGGCTTAAGCCCTAGCCGCGATCAGCGGGAGCGCATGGAGCGCCTGTGGGAGACCGTCAAGCACGAGGAACGCTGA
- a CDS encoding DUF4743 domain-containing protein produces the protein MSYLDHIDACNRWTKADFLPWGIAGEILGWMRQDFAEKLVDVAALAFPGQYRFALEGAGPGLEMLDWQLEDGDPSARDARLTRLCAALQAEGMLPAPQGERYPVTSGRRDQAKFTIDRAHAPYFGTRAFGQHLNGFVRGPDGLELWVARRAADRRHYPNRLDNMVAGGLPHGVDLRENLRKECYEEAGLRAEIADQAHPVGAISYCRENRAGLKPDLMYCYDLELPLELTPVCTDGEVAAFERWPIERVMETVRDTEDFKLNCNLVIIDFFIRHGLITPDDPDYFELVQRLRSPLP, from the coding sequence ATGAGCTATCTCGACCACATCGACGCATGCAATCGCTGGACCAAGGCGGACTTCCTACCCTGGGGCATCGCCGGTGAGATTCTTGGCTGGATGCGCCAGGACTTTGCCGAGAAGCTGGTCGACGTTGCCGCGCTGGCTTTCCCGGGTCAGTACCGCTTTGCATTAGAAGGCGCCGGTCCGGGGTTGGAGATGCTTGACTGGCAGCTCGAGGATGGCGACCCCAGCGCCCGCGACGCGCGGCTGACCCGCCTGTGCGCGGCACTGCAGGCGGAAGGCATGCTGCCCGCGCCCCAGGGCGAGCGCTACCCCGTGACATCGGGGCGGCGCGATCAGGCCAAATTCACAATTGACCGCGCCCACGCGCCCTATTTTGGCACTCGGGCCTTCGGGCAGCACCTCAACGGCTTCGTCCGTGGCCCGGATGGGCTTGAACTCTGGGTGGCTCGGCGCGCGGCGGATCGACGTCATTATCCCAACCGGCTTGACAACATGGTCGCCGGTGGCCTGCCGCACGGGGTGGATCTGCGCGAGAATCTGCGCAAGGAGTGCTACGAGGAAGCGGGACTGCGCGCCGAAATCGCCGACCAGGCCCATCCAGTCGGCGCCATCAGCTATTGCCGCGAGAACCGCGCCGGGCTCAAGCCGGATCTGATGTACTGCTATGATCTTGAGCTGCCGCTCGAGCTAACCCCAGTCTGCACCGACGGCGAGGTCGCCGCCTTCGAGCGCTGGCCAATCGAGCGGGTGATGGAGACCGTGCGCGACACCGAGGACTTCAAGCTGAACTGCAATCTGGTGATCATCGATTTTTTCATCCGCCATGGCTTGATCACACCCGATGATCCCGACTATTTCGAGCTCGTTCAGCGCCTGCGCTCGCCTTTGCCCTAA
- a CDS encoding circularly permuted type 2 ATP-grasp protein translates to MNPEIDWTQYDCNGFYDELVAAPGQPREVVRALLADLAALGAEELAERQKAADVSIKEMGISFTVYSEEGGTIDRSWPFDVVPRVIPQREWQQVEAGLKQRVRALNLFIDDLYHEQKIIADGVFPREVLAKSVNFREQCMGVNPPLGIWAHICGSDLVRDADGTIYVLEDNLRVPSGVSYMLENRLVTKRVLPELFEHYAPLPVDDYPSQLFDTLAALSPRPADYPEVVVLTPGIYNSAYFEHAYLAQQMGAELVEGRDLFVDDDDSVYMRTVDGPARVDVIYRRIDDLFLDPEAFLPDSALGVPGLMRAWKAGNVALANAPGAGVADDKVVYAFVPEIIRYYLDEDAIIPNVPTYRCMEPEALKYVLEHLAELVVKPANESGGYGMLVGPASTQAEREKFAAAIKKDPRNYIAQPTLKLSTVPTVVKNSIEPRHVDLRPFILSADRQQVTTGGLTRVALRKGSLVVNSSQGGGSKDTWIVSEDVPDEPLAVSREAADTRGQTQK, encoded by the coding sequence ATGAACCCGGAAATCGATTGGACACAATACGACTGCAACGGCTTCTATGACGAGCTAGTCGCTGCGCCCGGCCAGCCGCGCGAGGTCGTGCGCGCGCTCTTGGCGGACCTGGCCGCGCTGGGCGCAGAAGAGCTCGCCGAGCGGCAGAAGGCCGCCGATGTGTCCATCAAGGAAATGGGCATCAGCTTCACCGTCTATTCCGAGGAAGGCGGCACCATCGACCGTTCCTGGCCCTTCGACGTAGTCCCGCGCGTGATTCCACAGCGGGAATGGCAGCAAGTGGAGGCCGGGCTCAAGCAGCGGGTGCGGGCACTGAATCTGTTCATCGACGACCTCTACCATGAGCAGAAGATCATTGCCGACGGTGTTTTTCCACGGGAGGTACTGGCAAAATCCGTCAACTTCCGCGAGCAGTGCATGGGGGTCAATCCGCCGCTGGGCATTTGGGCCCACATCTGCGGCTCGGATCTGGTGCGCGATGCCGACGGCACCATCTATGTGCTTGAGGACAATCTGCGGGTGCCTTCGGGCGTCTCCTATATGCTTGAGAACCGCTTGGTGACCAAGCGCGTGTTGCCGGAGTTGTTCGAGCACTATGCACCCCTGCCCGTCGACGATTACCCGTCGCAACTGTTCGACACCCTCGCCGCCCTGTCGCCGCGCCCGGCCGACTACCCGGAAGTCGTGGTGCTCACGCCCGGCATTTATAACTCGGCTTACTTTGAGCATGCCTATCTAGCACAGCAGATGGGCGCCGAGCTGGTTGAGGGCCGGGATCTGTTCGTTGATGATGATGACAGCGTTTATATGCGCACGGTCGATGGGCCGGCGCGCGTCGACGTGATCTATCGCCGCATCGATGATCTGTTTCTCGATCCCGAGGCCTTCCTGCCTGACTCAGCCCTGGGTGTGCCCGGGTTGATGCGCGCATGGAAGGCCGGCAATGTCGCCTTGGCCAACGCGCCGGGCGCCGGCGTGGCGGATGACAAGGTCGTCTATGCCTTCGTGCCCGAGATTATTCGCTACTACCTCGACGAAGACGCGATTATCCCCAACGTCCCGACATACCGCTGCATGGAACCGGAGGCGCTCAAATACGTGCTTGAGCACCTCGCTGAACTGGTGGTCAAGCCAGCAAACGAATCCGGCGGCTACGGCATGCTGGTCGGGCCGGCCTCGACCCAGGCCGAGCGCGAGAAATTTGCCGCCGCCATCAAGAAAGATCCGCGCAATTACATCGCTCAGCCGACCCTGAAACTGTCGACGGTGCCAACGGTTGTCAAAAACAGCATCGAGCCGCGTCATGTTGACCTGCGACCCTTCATCCTCTCTGCCGACCGCCAGCAGGTCACCACCGGCGGGCTGACCCGGGTGGCCTTGCGCAAGGGCTCGCTAGTGGTGAACTCCTCCCAGGGCGGCGGCAGCAAGGATACCTGGATCGTCTCCGAGGATGTGCCCGACGAGCCCCTGGCAGTCAGTCGGGAGGCTGCCGACACACGCGGGCAGACCCAGAAGTGA
- the hslU gene encoding ATP-dependent protease ATPase subunit HslU — protein sequence MSDITPQRIVEELDKHIIGQHQAKRAVAIALRNRWRRAQIEEPMRSEITPKNILMIGPTGVGKTEIARRLAKLANAPFLKVEATKFTEVGYVGRDVESIVRDLADIAVKMEREQEMERNRERAEAAAEERVLDALLPPPSDFDQESRSSGASSATREKFRTKLRAGELDEREIEVQVNLSPMGVEIVAPPGMEEMTSQLQGLFQNLGSNRTKRRKMRIRDARKALQDEEAAKLVNEEEMKLRAVQNVEQNGIVFLDEIDKVTKRSEGQGGADVSREGVQRDLLPLVEGCTVSTKYGMIKTDHVLFIASGAFHLARPSDLIPELQGRLPIRVELQALSTDDFIRILTEPNESLTDQYQALLGTEGVTLQFQEDGIRRLAEIAWQVNERSENIGARRLATVMERLLEDVSFNASELDRVTIEVTAAYVEQNLGELAADEDLSQYIL from the coding sequence ATGTCTGACATTACTCCCCAACGCATCGTCGAAGAGCTCGATAAGCACATTATCGGCCAGCATCAGGCCAAGCGCGCGGTCGCCATCGCGCTGCGCAATCGCTGGCGCCGGGCGCAGATCGAAGAGCCCATGCGCTCGGAGATCACGCCCAAGAACATCCTGATGATCGGCCCCACTGGCGTTGGCAAGACCGAGATTGCGCGCCGGCTGGCCAAGCTCGCCAATGCGCCCTTCCTCAAGGTGGAGGCAACCAAGTTCACTGAGGTCGGCTATGTTGGGCGGGATGTCGAGTCCATCGTGCGCGATCTTGCCGACATCGCGGTCAAGATGGAGCGCGAGCAGGAGATGGAGCGTAATCGCGAGCGCGCCGAGGCCGCGGCCGAGGAGCGCGTCCTCGATGCCCTGCTGCCGCCGCCGTCGGACTTCGATCAGGAAAGTCGCAGCAGCGGTGCCAGCTCCGCCACGCGGGAGAAATTCCGCACCAAGCTGCGCGCTGGCGAACTCGACGAGCGTGAGATCGAGGTGCAGGTCAATCTCTCACCCATGGGTGTGGAGATTGTCGCTCCGCCGGGTATGGAGGAAATGACCAGCCAGCTGCAGGGGTTGTTTCAGAATCTCGGCTCCAATCGCACCAAGCGCCGGAAGATGCGCATTCGCGACGCGCGCAAGGCGCTGCAGGACGAAGAAGCGGCCAAGCTCGTCAATGAAGAGGAGATGAAGCTGCGCGCGGTGCAGAATGTGGAGCAGAACGGCATCGTCTTTCTTGATGAGATCGACAAGGTCACTAAGCGCTCCGAGGGTCAAGGCGGTGCAGATGTCTCGCGCGAAGGGGTGCAACGCGACCTGCTGCCGCTGGTGGAAGGCTGCACGGTGTCAACTAAATACGGAATGATCAAGACGGATCATGTCTTGTTTATCGCGTCAGGTGCCTTCCACCTCGCGCGGCCGTCGGACCTTATCCCTGAGTTGCAGGGACGTCTGCCGATCCGGGTTGAGCTCCAGGCGCTTAGCACCGATGATTTCATCCGCATCCTGACCGAACCGAATGAATCCCTGACGGATCAGTATCAGGCACTGCTGGGTACCGAGGGCGTGACGCTGCAGTTTCAGGAAGACGGCATCCGCCGCCTTGCGGAGATTGCGTGGCAAGTCAACGAACGCTCGGAGAACATCGGCGCCCGCCGCCTTGCGACCGTGATGGAGCGACTGCTGGAGGACGTTTCCTTCAACGCCTCGGAGCTCGACCGGGTCACCATCGAGGTGACTGCCGCTTATGTCGAGCAAAATCTCGGTGAACTGGCGGCCGACGAGGATTTGTCGCAGTACATCCTGTGA
- a CDS encoding (Fe-S)-binding protein has translation MSNQHPTVIFFGTCLINTLAPRAGLAAMRLLRRAGAQVRFPRDQSCCGQPAYNAGFDDQARRVARAQLKALEGEEPIIVPSASCAGMFRHEYPRLFAGTPEQAPAQHLAERIVELCDYLQRILGVNWPDLGPPVRVALHQSCSARREMQVAAPARALLEGLAQVEVLEPARASDCCGFGGTFAVKQPDISEAMTADKAGALLATDASVLVSQDLGCLTSLEGYLRRQGAMMQVQHIAEFLWERIASPEAEALKTGDAR, from the coding sequence ATGTCCAATCAGCACCCAACTGTCATCTTTTTCGGCACTTGCCTGATCAATACTCTGGCCCCTCGGGCCGGGCTTGCGGCGATGCGGCTGCTGCGACGCGCGGGTGCCCAGGTGCGCTTCCCGCGCGATCAAAGCTGCTGCGGCCAGCCGGCCTACAACGCGGGGTTTGACGACCAGGCGCGACGGGTCGCCCGCGCGCAGCTCAAGGCGCTGGAGGGCGAGGAGCCGATCATTGTGCCCTCGGCCTCCTGTGCCGGAATGTTCCGTCACGAGTATCCGCGCCTGTTCGCTGGCACGCCGGAACAAGCCCCCGCCCAGCACCTGGCGGAGCGCATTGTCGAACTGTGCGACTATCTGCAGCGGATTCTGGGCGTCAATTGGCCGGATCTTGGGCCGCCGGTGCGTGTGGCGCTGCATCAGTCCTGCTCGGCGCGCCGCGAGATGCAGGTGGCGGCACCCGCTCGCGCACTGCTTGAGGGTCTCGCCCAGGTCGAGGTGCTCGAGCCCGCGCGCGCGAGCGATTGCTGCGGCTTCGGCGGTACCTTTGCGGTCAAGCAGCCGGACATCTCCGAAGCCATGACTGCTGACAAGGCCGGAGCCCTGCTAGCAACCGATGCCTCGGTGCTGGTCAGCCAGGATCTCGGTTGCCTGACCAGTCTCGAGGGCTATCTGCGCCGCCAGGGCGCGATGATGCAAGTGCAGCACATCGCCGAATTTCTGTGGGAGCGTATTGCCTCACCCGAGGCTGAGGCACTAAAGACCGGAGACGCGCGATGA
- a CDS encoding secondary thiamine-phosphate synthase enzyme YjbQ, producing the protein MRRAITLSTNARETLVDITPQVRECVLACSRSNGPIRSGLVSVYAQGATAAIMIQENWDDSVQTDVVELLRKLIPRGVWRHDAQDGNGDSHLKAGLVGPSETIPLIDGELGLSTWQNIFLCEFDGPRRERRVICTILGDA; encoded by the coding sequence ATGCGCCGCGCCATCACCCTGAGCACCAACGCACGCGAGACCCTCGTTGACATCACCCCCCAGGTGCGCGAGTGCGTCCTAGCCTGCTCCAGGTCCAATGGCCCAATCCGCAGCGGCCTGGTCAGCGTCTACGCCCAAGGCGCCACCGCCGCCATCATGATTCAGGAAAACTGGGACGACAGCGTACAAACCGATGTGGTCGAGCTGCTGCGCAAGCTGATCCCGCGCGGCGTCTGGCGCCACGACGCCCAGGACGGCAATGGCGATTCGCACCTTAAAGCCGGCCTGGTCGGCCCGTCCGAAACCATCCCGCTGATCGATGGCGAGCTGGGCCTCTCGACCTGGCAGAATATCTTTCTGTGCGAGTTTGACGGTCCGCGCCGGGAGCGCCGGGTGATCTGTACCATTCTCGGCGACGCATGA
- a CDS encoding endonuclease/exonuclease/phosphatase family protein — translation MPAHPSSLDQPHCLPGSLAWLLSWPLRVLGLLALLAVSGCSAPADASRDLVLATWNLEHLADDDGAGCRPRVPADYRALSELAARLEATVIAVQEVESSVALARVFDPADYDLIISRRADGRADGRADGRSDGRARKCRGQEGQTLTGQRTGFAIHRGRLAALGLDYQREPDLRTLGVDGRRHGVWISLVRAAAGPPLLQLLSVHLKSGCAWGALEGRQPIRRNQCLTLRRQRGMLEEWIDTRVARGEPFAVLGDFNRQLDQPGDHFWADIADGEICRWQPDDDLGRRCIAGSSQPARDARLVLANAGKPFPYPYNKKFPYAIDHLVLDAAAGSWIQSGSYQVLDYPNSRAPLSDHHPIMLRLRLPEQP, via the coding sequence ATGCCAGCTCATCCGAGCAGTCTGGACCAGCCGCACTGTCTCCCCGGGTCGCTTGCATGGCTCCTGAGCTGGCCGCTGCGGGTCCTGGGGCTACTGGCGCTGCTGGCCGTCAGTGGCTGTTCGGCACCAGCCGATGCGAGCCGGGATCTGGTGCTTGCGACCTGGAACCTCGAGCATCTTGCCGACGACGATGGCGCGGGTTGCCGGCCGCGGGTGCCGGCGGACTACCGCGCCCTGAGCGAGCTGGCTGCGCGGCTGGAAGCAACTGTGATCGCGGTGCAGGAAGTCGAGAGCTCAGTTGCTCTGGCGCGGGTATTCGACCCGGCGGACTACGACCTGATCATCTCGCGCCGCGCGGATGGCCGGGCGGATGGCCGGGCGGATGGCCGCTCAGATGGCCGGGCGCGCAAATGTCGCGGCCAAGAGGGCCAGACCCTGACCGGGCAGCGCACCGGTTTCGCCATTCATCGCGGGCGCCTGGCGGCACTCGGTCTGGACTACCAGCGCGAGCCGGATCTGCGCACTCTGGGCGTCGACGGGCGCCGCCATGGCGTCTGGATCAGTCTCGTGCGCGCCGCCGCAGGGCCACCGCTGCTGCAGCTGCTGTCGGTGCATCTTAAATCCGGCTGCGCCTGGGGGGCGCTCGAGGGACGCCAGCCGATTCGCCGCAACCAGTGTCTGACGCTGCGGCGGCAGCGGGGCATGCTCGAGGAATGGATCGACACCCGCGTCGCGCGCGGCGAGCCCTTTGCGGTGCTGGGTGATTTCAACCGCCAGCTCGACCAGCCCGGCGATCACTTCTGGGCTGATATCGCCGATGGCGAGATCTGCCGCTGGCAGCCGGATGACGACTTGGGAAGGCGCTGCATCGCCGGCTCCAGTCAGCCCGCGCGGGACGCGCGCTTGGTGCTGGCCAATGCCGGCAAGCCCTTTCCGTATCCGTACAACAAAAAATTCCCCTATGCCATCGACCACCTAGTGCTGGACGCCGCAGCGGGCTCCTGGATTCAATCGGGCAGTTATCAGGTTCTCGACTACCCCAATTCGCGTGCGCCGCTGTCCGACCATCACCCGATTATGTTGCGCCTGCGCCTGCCCGAACAGCCCTGA
- a CDS encoding ABC transporter ATP-binding protein, which translates to MAHIRLNNVHVSFPLYEVAERSLKKRLMSSTTGGRIGSRTEGGNGTEVQALEDITAHFEHGDRVALVGHNGAGKTTLLRVLAGIYEPARGTIEVEGRIAPLFDVGLGMQMEATGYDNIILRGLYLGFSRREMQERAPAIAEFSELGEFLDLPLRTYSLGMRMRLGFSVCTEIEPDILLLDEGLSTGDAAFVKKADARLHEFWDKAAIIVLASHSEDMIRSLCSKAILIEHGRVLLTGDVDAVLERYQQKTDAA; encoded by the coding sequence ATGGCCCACATCAGACTCAACAATGTCCATGTCAGCTTCCCGCTCTACGAGGTTGCCGAGCGCTCGCTAAAAAAGCGCCTGATGAGCAGCACCACCGGCGGGCGCATCGGCAGCCGGACGGAAGGCGGGAACGGAACTGAGGTCCAGGCGCTCGAAGACATCACCGCGCATTTTGAGCACGGGGATCGAGTCGCCCTCGTCGGTCATAATGGGGCCGGAAAGACCACGCTGCTGCGGGTCCTTGCGGGTATCTATGAGCCGGCGCGGGGCACCATCGAAGTGGAAGGGAGAATCGCCCCGTTGTTCGATGTCGGGCTCGGCATGCAAATGGAGGCCACCGGCTACGACAACATCATCCTGCGTGGCCTCTACCTCGGGTTTAGCCGGCGGGAAATGCAGGAACGCGCTCCGGCCATTGCCGAGTTCAGCGAGCTAGGGGAATTCCTCGATCTCCCCCTGCGCACCTATTCGCTTGGCATGCGCATGCGCCTGGGCTTCTCTGTCTGTACCGAGATCGAGCCCGACATCCTGTTGCTTGACGAGGGGCTGAGTACCGGTGACGCGGCCTTTGTCAAAAAGGCCGACGCACGCCTGCACGAATTCTGGGACAAGGCGGCAATTATTGTCCTTGCCTCGCATTCTGAAGACATGATCCGCAGCCTGTGCAGCAAGGCGATATTGATCGAGCACGGACGCGTATTGCTAACCGGTGATGTTGATGCCGTGCTCGAGCGATACCAGCAGAAAACCGACGCAGCCTGA